A genomic stretch from Pomacea canaliculata isolate SZHN2017 linkage group LG2, ASM307304v1, whole genome shotgun sequence includes:
- the LOC112557100 gene encoding LOW QUALITY PROTEIN: muscarinic acetylcholine receptor gar-2-like (The sequence of the model RefSeq protein was modified relative to this genomic sequence to represent the inferred CDS: inserted 1 base in 1 codon): MDVAIFTNITSLFPLGNMSSVIHNTTEGRLGNSSSYVSDVASVNQQCAWNLTLNDTLCDLAATTAQSVNTTAASEVVESAHSLGMTIFLAILAGIVSIVTILGNLTVLLAFGLERSIRQPTNYFIASLAVSDLLIGTFSMPLFTQYLLLSFWPLGPXLCDLWLSLDWTVCLTSQYTVFFITMDRFLSVKIPAKYRNWRTERKVLVMIAVTWVLPTVVFFTSIIGWQYFVGKRQVAHDACEVQFMSDPLFLFILTIGYYWITLIVMCGLYGGIYKVALNLQRKSDAKHKKLQSTMELAADHSNVRNTASNSSDSTTHPARNSKKQRLKRSLKTGDVGGAGITPGQNNVTGFDKGVNASAFGGKGILGTATLGRHDSLGGGSVASDVADNKEEDRSSSPAFASDEENSSSGAATGADKSSSNKSPKGGGKTHPIHHHRVSQKRLDPKSGIAGIVNTAMLSHSDSLHPNTACKGPRSQDIHSNEMVGNPMPPSGQCLRPSHGGPNYSRLEPQRDEGGQQQEVDSLYSSSASDRLERSTIPLLDPEPTQGCPYIDEKSFLAIKPSEDTALMPGSVPPVTITSSADPTAAAENERDSPLWKRRNSLPVPPLASDVFDIVMDDDFTEYGVTEVTMTTTLSSKVNGEDVPFNSKHSDDATHDGSGDHPCPSDQHPDEGHSQTDSQRLSASRRPRKGDGRIHSFVKSVRSRNSRRRNRRERKSKSENRARKALRTITIILGAFVLCWTPYHIMIFVIGICNDATCVNLPFYNFTYWLCYLNSPINPFCYAFANTQFKRTFLRILRFDWHRT; the protein is encoded by the exons ATGGACGTCGCGATCTTCACCAACATAACATCGTTGTTTCCCCTGGGAAACATGTCGTCTGTGATTCACAATACAACGGAGGGGAGACTTGGCAACTCTTCTTCGTATGTGTCTGACGTGGCGTCTGTGAACCAGCAGTGCGCGTGGAACCTGACCCTGAATGACACCCTGTGTGACCTGGCGGCCACCACGGCGCAAAGTGTCAACACCACAGCAGCATCAGAGGTGGTTGAATCCGCACATTCTCTGGGGATGACAATCTTTCTGGCCATTTTGGCAGGCATCGTGTCAATAGTAACCATCCTCGGCAACCTAACCGTGCTTCTTGCATTCGGCTTGGAGCGCAGCATCCGGCAGCCGACCAACTACTTTATAGCATCGCTGGCTGTGTCGGATTTACTCATTGGGACGTTTTCCATGCCCTTGTTTACACAGTatctccttctttccttctggCCACTTGGCC GGCTGTGCGACCTGTGGCTTTCTCTGGACTGGACAGTGTGTCTAACATCACAGTACACAGTCTTCTTCATCACGATGGACCGATTTCTATCCGTGAAGATTCCTGCGAAGTACAGGAACTGGCGCACCGAGCGGAAGGTCCTGGTGATGATCGCCGTCACGTGGGTGCTTCCCACTGTGGTCTTCTTCACGTCTATCATAGGATGGCAATACTTCGTGGGCAAGCGCCAAGTGGCACATGATGCCTGCGAAGTGCAGTTCATGTCCGACCCTTTGTTTCTATTCATTCTCACTATAGGATACTACTGGATCACTCTCATCGTCATGTGTGGCCTGTACGGAGGCATCTACAAGGTGGCCCTCAACCTGCAGCGGAAGTCCGACGCCAAGCACAAGAAGCTACAGTCCACCATGGAGCTGGCTGCGGACCACAGCAACGTCCGGAACACCGCTTCAAACAGCAGCGACTCCACTACGCACCCCGCCAGAAACTCCAAGAAGCAGAGATTAAAGCGAAGCCTAAAGACGGGTGACGTGGGCGGAGCAGGGATAACTCCTGGACAAAACAACGTCACAGGCTTTGACAAGGGCGTCAACGCTTCTGCGTTCGGCGGGAAGGGCATCCTGGGAACCGCTACCCTTGGTCGCCATGACAGTCTGGGAGGAGGCAGCGTTGCCAGTGACGTAGCGGACAACAAGGAGGAGGATCGATCCTCCAGCCCTGCCTTCGCGTCAGACGAAGAGAACTCCAGCAGCGGCGCCGCAACAGGGGCAGACAAATCGAGCAGCAATAAATCCCCCAAAGGCGGCGGAAAAACTCATCCAATCCACCATCACAGGGTCTCGCAAAAGCGACTGGACCCCAAGTCCGGCATTGCCGGCATCGTCAACACCGCCATGCTGTCGCACTCAGATTCCCTGCATCCCAACACCGCTTGCAAAGGTCCACGCTCGCAAGACATCCATTCTAACGAAATGGTGGGAAATCCTATGCCCCCCTCAGGCCAGTGTCTGCGGCCAAGCCACGGAGGTCCGAACTACAGCCGCCTGGAGCCTCAACGCGATGAAGGTGGCCAGCAGCAGGAGGTGGACAGCCTCTACTCGTCCTCTGCGTCCGACCGCCTCGAGCGGTCCACCATTCCACTTCTAGACCCTGAGCCCACACAAGGCTGCCCCTACATTGATGAAAAGAGTTTCCTGGCCATCAAACCTTCCGAAGATACCGCGCTCATGCCTGGGTCTGTACCGCCTGTTACCATAACATCATCGGCTGACCCAACCGCGGCGGCAGAAAACGAGCGAGACTCTCCCTTGTGGAAACGGCGGAACTCGCTTCCTGTCCCCCCTTTAGCTTCCGACGTGTTCGACATCGTTATGGACGACGATTTTACCGAGTACGGTGTGACGGAGGTCACTATGACAACGACCTTATCTTCAAAGGTCAACGGCGAAGATGTGCCCTTCAACTCAAAACACTCGGACGATGCGACTCATGATGGGAGCGGCGACCACCCGTGTCCATCGGACCAACACCCGGACGAAGGCCACAGCCAGACTGACTCCCAGCGTCTGTCAGCCTCGAGAAGACCTCGCAAAGGCGATGGGCGCATCCACTCGTTCGTCAAAAGCGTTCGCTCGAGGAACAGCCGCCGGCGAAACCGTCGAGAGCGAAAGTCCAAGTCTGAAAACCGCGCACGGAAGGCGCTGAGAACTATCACCATTATTCTGGGGGCCTTCGTGTTGTGCTGGACACCCTACCACATCATGATCTTCGTGATTGGCATCTGCAACGACGCTACCTGCGTCAACTTGCCCTTCTACAACTTCACCTACTGGCTGTGCTACCTAAACAGCCCCATCAACCCTTTCTGTTATGCCTTCGCCAACACACAGTTCAAACGGACGTTTCTTAGGATCTTACGGTTCGACTGGCACAGGACATAA